In Candidatus Omnitrophota bacterium, a single window of DNA contains:
- a CDS encoding DUF3313 family protein, with product MCRSRIFLLFILLCLGLSACSFKAKPAPSAGFVSEEQLLEDERFPFHKAWMAEGFSWDNYSTIYIAPVNTRYLLEMDWIKEIGKGQIPEKDIPFVAETARQAFKMAFAQDRDHKYLVVEEAQSNSIILELALVEIIPNRAFLDTLSYGVPYAGGLLRMGAKSRVAFEARLRDGRTNEVVAAFADREQEKASLVNLKNLAWYWQAQAIIEEWARQFVDIANAGEGETVKDSSFFELAPW from the coding sequence ATGTGCCGTTCCCGTATCTTCCTGCTTTTCATCCTCCTCTGTCTGGGTTTGAGCGCTTGTTCTTTCAAGGCCAAGCCTGCGCCCTCGGCGGGTTTTGTGTCCGAGGAGCAACTGCTGGAGGACGAACGCTTCCCCTTTCACAAAGCCTGGATGGCCGAAGGCTTTAGCTGGGACAACTACTCCACGATCTATATCGCGCCGGTCAACACCCGCTATTTACTGGAAATGGATTGGATCAAGGAGATCGGCAAGGGGCAAATCCCGGAAAAGGATATTCCCTTTGTAGCCGAGACCGCGCGCCAAGCCTTTAAGATGGCCTTTGCGCAGGATCGCGATCATAAATACCTGGTCGTGGAAGAAGCCCAGAGCAACTCAATCATTCTGGAGCTGGCCTTGGTGGAGATCATTCCGAACCGGGCATTTCTGGACACGCTGAGTTATGGCGTTCCTTATGCGGGAGGCCTGCTGCGCATGGGCGCCAAGAGCCGGGTGGCTTTTGAGGCGCGGCTCAGGGACGGGCGCACGAACGAGGTGGTGGCCGCCTTTGCGGACCGCGAACAGGAAAAGGCCTCCCTTGTGAATTTGAAGAATCTGGCTTGGTACTGGCAGGCCCAAGCCATTATTGAGGAATGGGCCCGGCAGTTTGTGGACATTGCCAATGCCGGAGAAGGCGAGACTGTGAAGGATTCGAGTTTCTTTGAGTTGGCGCCGTGGTAG
- a CDS encoding class I SAM-dependent methyltransferase yields MVHSKVHRSLSGRFFDTLLFPLRALFAGTEPKWGLSTLRDERMRAVARHCKGRVLDVGCGPGNLFIRDFIGPDQGVGVDVFAYEGVENVVDDPCRLPFEDESFDTLSLVAVVSHIPQSKRVEEFKEFARVLKPGGLLVATEGEPVTQTLVHQWAHFYCALRGKKDMDTERGMEEDEQYCMPHKELLSYLNTPPLQFVRRRPFMWGLNWVFIAQKQGSF; encoded by the coding sequence ATGGTGCACTCCAAGGTCCACCGATCCCTTAGCGGACGTTTCTTCGATACCCTGCTTTTTCCTTTGCGGGCGTTATTTGCGGGTACGGAACCCAAATGGGGGCTTTCCACTCTGCGGGATGAGCGCATGCGCGCTGTTGCGCGGCATTGCAAGGGCCGCGTGCTGGACGTGGGCTGTGGTCCGGGGAATCTTTTTATCCGGGACTTCATCGGCCCGGACCAGGGTGTGGGCGTGGATGTCTTTGCTTATGAGGGAGTAGAAAATGTGGTTGATGACCCTTGCCGCCTGCCCTTCGAGGATGAGTCCTTCGACACCCTGAGCTTGGTGGCGGTTGTGAGCCATATTCCTCAATCCAAACGCGTAGAAGAGTTTAAGGAATTCGCGCGGGTTCTCAAACCCGGCGGATTGCTGGTGGCCACTGAGGGGGAGCCCGTCACGCAAACCCTGGTGCATCAATGGGCGCATTTCTATTGCGCCTTGCGCGGCAAAAAGGACATGGACACGGAGCGGGGCATGGAAGAGGACGAGCAATACTGCATGCCCCATAAGGAGCTGCTCAGCTACCTGAATACTCCGCCCCTTCAGTTTGTCCGGCGCCGGCCTTTTATGTGGGGCCTTAACTGGGTCTTTATCGCGCAGAAGCAGGGCTCCTTTTAG
- the glgX gene encoding glycogen debranching protein GlgX — protein sequence MSTSAPTLETGRATPLGATFDGSGTNFAIFAKHATSVELCLFDSPEAARETHRLPLQERTQGVWHAYLPAIGPGQLYGYRIHGPYTPRQGHRFNPFKVLLDPYAKALGRPLKWSDELFSYRFTKRRSDLFMDRKDSAACAPLGMVVEEHYDWGEDKAPLVPWDKTLIYETHVKGMTALHPKVPRELRGTYAGLASEPVIRHLQELGITAIELLPVHLHADDRHLEDKGTTNYWGYNTLSFFIPHYEYAAAQDPVLAIHEFRNMVKSFHNAGIEVILDVVYNHTAEGNQFGPTLNFRGIDNASYYRLEPNNPRFYQNFSGCGNTLNLRHPQVRQLVLDSLRYWVGEMHVDGFRFDLATALARGKDSVEMNGAFFREINEDPLLNKTKLIAEPWDLGFDGYQLGNFPPPWTEWNDKFRSAVRNYWKSTPGTLPDFISRVCGSGWEFDTKGRPPSASINFVTCHDGFTLQDLVSYNSKHNEANGENNRDGESHNLSWNCGVEGPTDDPETVSRRQKHKRNFMATLMISIGTPMILGGDELGHTQLGNNNAYCQDSELSWLNWDLSPTDQEFLEFTKHVIRLRRTEPLLGRTEYLTGRFLPGLRAKDVLWLKPSGQEMKQSDWQSPNLLCIGMWLVGADSTFFILMNAGHSEQVFYPPCYRAPHSWTTMIHTSVPERHGEQIPCGTPYTLPPRTLAALKLS from the coding sequence TTGAGTACATCCGCTCCAACCCTCGAAACCGGACGCGCAACCCCCTTGGGGGCGACCTTTGACGGCAGTGGGACCAACTTTGCCATCTTTGCCAAACACGCGACTTCGGTGGAACTCTGCCTCTTTGATTCACCGGAAGCTGCGCGTGAAACCCATCGCCTGCCTCTGCAAGAACGCACCCAGGGAGTCTGGCACGCCTACTTGCCCGCAATCGGCCCGGGCCAGCTTTACGGCTACCGCATTCACGGCCCCTACACCCCGCGCCAGGGGCACCGTTTCAATCCCTTCAAGGTCCTGCTGGATCCTTATGCCAAAGCTTTGGGCCGGCCGCTGAAGTGGTCGGACGAACTCTTTTCCTATCGATTTACCAAACGCCGCAGCGATCTCTTCATGGACCGCAAAGACAGCGCCGCCTGCGCTCCGCTGGGGATGGTCGTTGAGGAGCACTATGATTGGGGCGAGGACAAGGCTCCGCTGGTGCCCTGGGACAAAACCCTGATTTACGAAACGCACGTCAAAGGCATGACCGCCCTGCACCCCAAAGTCCCCAGGGAGTTGCGCGGCACTTACGCGGGCCTTGCCAGCGAACCCGTGATCCGCCACCTCCAAGAATTGGGCATCACGGCGATCGAACTGCTGCCCGTGCACCTTCATGCAGACGACCGCCACCTCGAAGACAAAGGAACCACCAATTATTGGGGCTACAACACCCTCTCCTTCTTCATCCCCCACTACGAGTACGCCGCAGCACAGGATCCGGTGCTTGCTATCCATGAATTCCGCAACATGGTCAAGTCCTTTCATAATGCCGGCATCGAGGTGATTCTGGATGTGGTCTACAACCACACGGCTGAGGGCAATCAATTCGGCCCCACCCTCAATTTCCGGGGAATCGACAATGCCAGCTACTACCGTTTGGAACCAAACAACCCGCGTTTCTACCAGAACTTCTCCGGCTGCGGAAATACCTTGAATCTGCGCCACCCGCAGGTGCGCCAGCTCGTGCTCGACAGCCTGCGCTACTGGGTGGGAGAGATGCACGTGGACGGCTTCCGTTTTGATTTAGCCACTGCCTTGGCGCGCGGCAAAGACTCCGTGGAAATGAACGGGGCGTTCTTTAGGGAAATCAATGAGGACCCTCTTCTAAACAAGACAAAACTTATCGCTGAACCATGGGACCTCGGATTTGACGGATATCAATTGGGAAACTTCCCGCCGCCCTGGACTGAATGGAATGATAAGTTCCGCAGCGCCGTGCGCAACTATTGGAAAAGCACGCCCGGAACACTCCCTGACTTCATCTCACGTGTGTGCGGCAGCGGATGGGAATTTGATACAAAGGGCCGGCCTCCAAGCGCAAGCATCAACTTTGTGACCTGCCACGACGGATTTACCCTCCAAGACTTGGTCAGCTACAACTCCAAGCACAACGAGGCCAACGGCGAAAACAACCGGGACGGCGAAAGCCACAACCTGAGCTGGAACTGCGGGGTTGAAGGGCCCACCGACGACCCGGAGACGGTTTCCCGCCGCCAAAAGCATAAGCGCAATTTCATGGCCACGCTCATGATCTCGATAGGCACGCCCATGATCCTGGGCGGAGACGAACTCGGGCACACGCAGCTCGGTAATAACAACGCCTATTGCCAAGATAGCGAACTTAGCTGGCTTAACTGGGATCTCAGTCCAACGGATCAAGAATTCCTTGAGTTTACCAAGCACGTTATCCGGCTGCGCCGGACAGAGCCCCTGTTAGGACGCACAGAGTACCTCACCGGCCGATTTCTCCCGGGTTTGCGTGCCAAAGACGTGCTCTGGCTGAAACCTTCCGGCCAGGAGATGAAGCAAAGCGACTGGCAGTCCCCGAACCTGTTATGCATCGGGATGTGGTTGGTGGGCGCGGACTCGACCTTTTTTATCTTGATGAACGCCGGCCATTCGGAACAAGTTTTCTACCCGCCCTGTTACCGGGCCCCGCACTCGTGGACAACCATGATCCACACTTCTGTTCCTGAAAGACACGGGGAGCAGATCCCCTGCGGAACTCCATACACTCTCCCGCCCCGCACCTTGGCAGCGCTCAAGCTCAGCTAG
- a CDS encoding response regulator, whose protein sequence is MANEKLNLLLVEDSPTEAALIQERLEEAFSGKFFIEHHSLLVTAIDRLGRGHIDVVLLDLHLPDSQGLCTVQRVCESVPQVPVVVLTGLDDDSAGVQAVRFGAQDYLVKGHFSGSEILRVLRYAIERHKILEKLKSTQLQLVESAKFESVGRLAQGVAHEVKNPLAILLVGVEYLAEKIPGDKDLLGILENMDRAIRRADKIINGLVDLSVERELRFEVDDLNIVVEHVLLLLTHDLARAQITVIPRLVEGLPPVLVNRGRLEQVFISIFLNSIYAMADGGVLKIKTAVREVRELDKEVGSKVPERLAADQKVVVVEIEDSGPGIGAEEMEKVFDPFFTTKPTGQGPGLGLSVARKIMELHKGIIYLANRPEGGVRATLIFEPAARQEQGSRAGTQRRPT, encoded by the coding sequence ATGGCAAATGAAAAACTTAATCTCCTGTTGGTAGAAGACAGTCCTACTGAGGCGGCTCTAATTCAAGAACGCCTGGAAGAGGCTTTCTCCGGTAAATTTTTTATTGAGCATCACAGCTTGCTCGTCACTGCCATTGACCGTCTGGGGCGCGGGCACATTGATGTTGTGCTCTTGGACTTGCACTTGCCCGATAGCCAGGGTCTTTGCACGGTTCAACGCGTGTGCGAATCAGTGCCGCAGGTTCCTGTCGTGGTTCTCACGGGCTTGGACGATGATTCGGCCGGGGTTCAGGCGGTTCGCTTCGGGGCCCAGGACTATCTTGTGAAGGGGCATTTTTCCGGAAGTGAGATTTTGCGGGTCCTGCGTTATGCAATTGAACGCCACAAGATTCTTGAAAAACTCAAGTCCACTCAGCTGCAACTAGTTGAATCAGCAAAGTTTGAGTCTGTGGGCCGCTTGGCTCAAGGCGTGGCGCACGAGGTCAAGAATCCCCTAGCCATTCTCCTTGTCGGAGTTGAGTACCTGGCTGAAAAGATCCCGGGGGACAAGGATCTGCTCGGAATCCTGGAAAATATGGACCGGGCGATCAGGCGGGCCGACAAGATCATCAACGGTCTGGTGGACCTCTCTGTGGAGCGGGAACTGCGCTTTGAGGTGGATGACCTCAACATTGTGGTTGAACACGTGCTGCTGTTGCTGACGCATGATTTGGCGCGCGCGCAGATCACAGTCATTCCCAGACTAGTTGAGGGCCTTCCTCCTGTGCTGGTGAACCGGGGCCGTCTGGAGCAGGTATTTATCAGTATTTTCCTCAACAGTATTTACGCAATGGCGGATGGTGGTGTGCTCAAGATCAAGACAGCTGTCCGGGAAGTCCGTGAGTTGGACAAGGAAGTGGGTTCGAAAGTTCCGGAGCGCCTGGCGGCTGACCAAAAAGTGGTTGTGGTGGAAATCGAAGACTCCGGCCCCGGGATCGGCGCAGAGGAAATGGAAAAGGTTTTTGACCCCTTCTTCACAACCAAACCCACGGGCCAGGGACCCGGACTGGGGCTGTCGGTGGCACGCAAGATTATGGAACTCCACAAAGGGATTATTTACCTAGCCAACCGGCCAGAGGGTGGTGTGCGCGCCACCCTGATCTTTGAGCCTGCTGCACGCCAGGAGCAGGGATCTCGCGCAGGCACGCAACGACGTCCTACGTAG
- a CDS encoding PAS domain S-box protein — MHERFSKISLTYALSCAGVAVWYSSMSMNYMANSHELNAWWIKTGLLFFCMTPSMIIDTSAGIIRRTRQFRTLLRVSHALSFIYFVTILLGLGFYTGIHHYEWGHYPVYGLVGWSFVLFFAGAVLFNLWCFRKSSNESDSPLHKKRLRAFAIAYAVCYLGAWDFLPVFGVDAYPYGPVPVGAGFTLMAFAIWQYRLVAITPSLAAKHIIKTMPEALFVFDNEGILSIVNQSGCDLLGRQETDLVEKSIVRIDDSVLTPKFVQELIELGNVKDMEIVHQGREGQRWLSLSSQTMTSADGNLEGLVIVARDITERKSVENGILLARTELANTQLQIARMEKLQSMGRLVAGVAHEVLNPLTTIKLGAEVLRGRLVRNEDLHPIAQDILDAGVRAEEVLKRLIKFSTSSEFKLQECSLNRIVESALLVLEPEIKIRQVKLELNLASGLPALQLDAGKIEQALVNVLSNAIQAAPIRGSLKVSSKFLNSCRFDNSDANNRQADRLRTGDSVIAVDIEDNGPGISESLLGNVFDPFYTTKPTGKAMGLGLTVAQKIVELHGGTIHLRNRKEGGVCATVCLKVSDPVPH; from the coding sequence GTGCACGAGCGATTTTCCAAGATTAGCCTAACCTATGCCTTGTCCTGCGCAGGTGTTGCCGTTTGGTATTCCTCTATGTCGATGAATTACATGGCAAACAGCCATGAGTTGAACGCGTGGTGGATCAAAACCGGACTCCTGTTTTTTTGTATGACTCCATCCATGATTATCGACACGAGCGCGGGAATTATCCGCAGGACACGACAATTCCGCACGTTGTTGCGGGTTAGCCATGCCCTTTCCTTTATTTACTTTGTGACTATCCTGCTCGGACTCGGATTCTACACGGGCATTCATCACTATGAATGGGGCCACTATCCGGTATACGGCTTGGTCGGATGGTCCTTTGTCTTGTTTTTTGCCGGGGCAGTGCTTTTTAATCTGTGGTGCTTCAGAAAGTCCAGTAATGAATCGGATTCGCCTTTGCACAAAAAGAGATTGCGGGCTTTTGCGATCGCCTATGCTGTTTGTTACTTAGGTGCTTGGGACTTTCTGCCAGTCTTTGGAGTTGACGCTTATCCTTACGGCCCCGTTCCGGTGGGCGCCGGGTTTACCCTGATGGCCTTTGCCATATGGCAGTATCGCTTGGTGGCGATCACACCGTCTCTTGCAGCTAAACACATCATTAAGACAATGCCGGAAGCGCTATTTGTTTTTGATAACGAGGGGATTCTGAGCATCGTCAACCAATCCGGATGCGATTTGCTAGGCCGGCAAGAAACTGATCTTGTCGAGAAATCAATTGTCCGGATTGATGATTCGGTGTTGACCCCTAAGTTTGTGCAGGAACTGATCGAGCTTGGAAATGTCAAAGATATGGAAATAGTACACCAGGGGAGGGAGGGTCAACGCTGGCTCAGCCTTTCTTCCCAAACGATGACCTCCGCGGACGGCAATTTGGAGGGCCTGGTGATTGTGGCGCGTGACATTACTGAGCGCAAAAGTGTTGAGAACGGGATCTTGCTTGCGCGAACGGAACTGGCTAATACCCAGCTCCAAATAGCCAGGATGGAGAAGCTCCAGTCTATGGGACGTTTGGTTGCGGGCGTGGCTCATGAAGTCCTGAACCCTCTCACCACCATCAAATTGGGGGCGGAGGTTTTACGCGGAAGGCTTGTGCGAAACGAGGATCTGCATCCCATTGCGCAGGATATTCTGGATGCCGGTGTGCGCGCGGAGGAGGTCTTGAAAAGGCTGATAAAGTTTTCCACCAGTTCGGAATTTAAGTTGCAGGAATGCAGCTTGAACCGCATCGTGGAGTCCGCTCTCCTGGTTCTGGAGCCCGAGATCAAGATCAGGCAGGTGAAGTTGGAATTGAATTTGGCTTCGGGCTTGCCGGCACTCCAATTGGATGCAGGGAAGATCGAACAGGCATTGGTCAATGTATTGTCGAACGCGATTCAGGCGGCACCCATTCGCGGTTCGTTGAAGGTTTCGTCCAAATTTCTCAACTCTTGCCGTTTCGACAACAGTGATGCGAATAACCGTCAGGCGGACCGGCTGCGCACGGGCGATAGTGTGATTGCGGTCGATATCGAGGACAACGGGCCGGGTATCTCGGAATCTCTCCTTGGCAATGTATTCGATCCCTTTTACACAACCAAACCCACGGGCAAGGCGATGGGTCTGGGGCTTACCGTGGCGCAGAAGATCGTGGAGTTGCACGGCGGGACCATTCATTTGCGGAATCGCAAAGAGGGAGGTGTTTGCGCTACTGTGTGTCTGAAGGTGTCTGACCCGGTACCGCATTAG
- a CDS encoding polysaccharide deacetylase family protein, with protein sequence MLKAVLSIDVEHTFEAAPEGVHAFLDLLGELGIRATFFCTTSVLERNPDVIRALRESPHEIASHGAHHSEMDKGNKQCLTQLEPSGIPGIIEESKAAFDREGIEIKGFRAMSLQTNPLILSEVEKFFDYDSSLLSRVPPHIDPATPKLVRVPVTRLMARGMPYSSSALMGMGPAALAAAAHTTRGLETVVCYAHCFDLAGCPVEGLNVAGWKKQYYYRRCGPSQKAFFTEWVKQLRAQGRQFLTCAEIANAVPGQTPSDTQ encoded by the coding sequence ATGCTAAAAGCCGTCCTCAGCATTGATGTCGAACACACCTTTGAAGCTGCGCCGGAAGGGGTCCACGCATTTCTCGATCTGCTGGGGGAACTCGGGATCCGGGCTACTTTCTTTTGCACAACTTCGGTACTGGAGCGAAATCCGGATGTGATCCGCGCGCTAAGGGAATCCCCGCATGAGATCGCCAGTCACGGCGCGCACCACTCCGAAATGGACAAAGGGAACAAGCAGTGTCTCACGCAGCTCGAGCCCTCCGGCATCCCGGGAATCATTGAGGAGTCCAAGGCAGCTTTTGACCGGGAGGGCATTGAGATTAAGGGTTTTCGCGCGATGAGCCTTCAGACAAACCCTCTGATCCTCTCCGAAGTTGAAAAGTTTTTCGATTACGATTCTTCGCTGCTTTCGCGGGTCCCGCCTCATATCGACCCCGCAACTCCTAAGCTGGTCCGGGTGCCGGTCACGCGACTCATGGCGCGCGGCATGCCCTATTCGAGTTCCGCGCTGATGGGAATGGGACCTGCTGCTTTAGCAGCGGCCGCTCACACAACCCGGGGCCTGGAAACGGTGGTCTGCTATGCTCATTGTTTCGATTTAGCCGGGTGTCCGGTGGAAGGGTTGAATGTGGCCGGATGGAAGAAGCAGTACTACTACCGGCGTTGCGGCCCCAGCCAGAAGGCATTTTTTACAGAGTGGGTTAAGCAGCTGCGCGCTCAAGGACGGCAGTTCTTAACCTGCGCGGAAATCGCTAATGCGGTACCGGGTCAGACACCTTCAGACACACAGTAG
- a CDS encoding class I SAM-dependent methyltransferase produces MPNVEYYQQKYASGEEVLHSYKLRALEQARGLKPGRALDLGCGSGVMASRLKEMGHEVYGIDISSNAIQKLRERGIEGQTANLEEALPLSDAEFDLVWCTELLEHVANPTALLTEIRRVLKPGGRLLLTTPNSAHIAYRLLHLLGKTCSEVQHSEHLRFFSAASLKTLLEQTGFTINSLTGRNLYIIVPFSSARELPEYLDVLGIRFEYSHAHDRPYLIWEHFTGLWNTLWADTFIVSADKRA; encoded by the coding sequence ATGCCGAATGTCGAATATTACCAACAAAAGTATGCTTCGGGTGAAGAGGTCCTGCACAGCTATAAGCTGAGGGCTCTGGAGCAAGCGCGCGGGCTGAAGCCGGGCCGGGCGCTGGATTTGGGGTGCGGCTCGGGTGTGATGGCTTCGCGGCTTAAAGAAATGGGTCACGAGGTCTACGGTATTGATATCAGCTCCAATGCAATCCAAAAACTCCGGGAGCGCGGCATTGAGGGACAAACAGCGAATCTTGAAGAAGCTTTGCCTCTTTCCGATGCCGAGTTTGATCTCGTTTGGTGCACGGAGCTGCTCGAACATGTGGCGAATCCCACTGCGCTGCTCACGGAAATCCGCCGCGTGCTGAAGCCGGGCGGCCGGCTGCTGCTCACCACCCCCAATAGCGCGCACATTGCTTACCGCCTTTTGCATCTATTGGGGAAAACCTGCTCGGAGGTGCAGCACTCCGAGCACCTGCGTTTCTTCTCAGCCGCAAGCCTGAAGACGCTATTGGAGCAAACAGGATTCACGATCAACTCTCTGACCGGCCGGAACCTTTACATCATTGTCCCTTTTAGCAGCGCAAGAGAGCTTCCAGAATACCTGGACGTTTTGGGTATCCGTTTCGAGTACAGCCACGCCCACGACCGGCCGTATCTGATTTGGGAACACTTCACCGGACTTTGGAACACCTTGTGGGCCGATACCTTCATCGTGTCCGCAGATAAACGAGCCTGA
- a CDS encoding DUF2304 family protein, with the protein MRNIQILGILVGLWLAFFTYRRFRSGSLRRLDLAVFWAVALTIIATSAFPSLLDFVRRSLNMQIRWLTLVVVANGILFLLVLYLVDQVRASQRHLSDLVRTLARAEFAQAHSGIKAGGTLTAVVIPAFNESDTIQGVLSRLPTTIGSSEVKPIVVVDGATDNTHTLCRDAAHPVTSLIINRGQGDALRAGFEIALEHGADVIVTMDADGQHQPEEVERLVLPVLNDEADLVVGSRFLGEYEGKGSGRHAGIVFFSKVASVLTGRRVSDVTNGFRAIRAQDLMRLNLKESRFSAPEILIESRRKGLRYKEVPVTVANRENGMSKKPPGLRYPLGFGWVMLRTWFR; encoded by the coding sequence ATGAGAAATATCCAAATTTTAGGAATACTGGTCGGCCTTTGGCTGGCCTTTTTCACTTATCGCCGCTTCCGTTCCGGCAGCCTGAGGCGGCTGGATCTGGCTGTGTTCTGGGCTGTTGCCCTCACCATTATCGCGACCAGCGCGTTCCCCTCTCTTCTGGACTTCGTTCGCCGCTCCCTCAATATGCAGATCCGCTGGCTCACTCTGGTGGTGGTCGCGAACGGCATTCTTTTCCTCCTCGTGCTCTATTTGGTGGACCAAGTGCGCGCCTCTCAGCGCCATCTGTCCGATCTGGTGCGGACTTTGGCCCGCGCGGAATTTGCCCAAGCCCATTCCGGAATTAAAGCAGGCGGAACTCTAACCGCAGTCGTCATCCCCGCCTTTAACGAAAGCGACACCATCCAAGGGGTCCTCAGCCGCCTCCCCACTACGATCGGAAGCAGTGAAGTCAAACCCATTGTTGTGGTGGACGGCGCCACTGACAACACGCATACCCTTTGCCGCGATGCAGCCCACCCTGTGACGAGCTTGATTATCAACCGTGGGCAGGGAGATGCGCTGCGCGCCGGATTTGAAATTGCTTTGGAGCACGGAGCAGATGTTATCGTCACCATGGACGCGGACGGCCAACACCAGCCGGAAGAGGTTGAGCGCCTGGTCTTGCCTGTGCTCAATGATGAGGCGGATTTGGTGGTGGGTTCCCGTTTTCTGGGGGAGTACGAAGGAAAAGGCTCGGGAAGGCACGCGGGCATTGTCTTTTTTTCCAAAGTGGCCAGCGTACTCACCGGCAGGCGCGTGTCCGATGTCACCAACGGCTTTCGCGCGATCCGCGCCCAAGATCTGATGCGCCTTAATCTGAAAGAATCCCGGTTTAGCGCCCCGGAAATCTTGATTGAATCCCGCAGAAAGGGGCTGAGGTACAAGGAAGTTCCTGTCACCGTGGCCAACCGGGAGAACGGAATGAGCAAGAAACCGCCGGGCCTACGGTACCCTCTGGGTTTCGGATGGGTTATGCTCCGAACCTGGTTCCGCTAA
- a CDS encoding flippase-like domain-containing protein has protein sequence MKTFLRGLIPLCLFVFVLLQVPFEEWAGVKKAFHLGPLLVALSLFFLINMGSAWITAWLLQIRELGMLTAILCIFTVWYHILPSHSGSASFLYMARNYLKLSLAESGSAFVFTYVGDTLALMLFLTGFWALRPQSILPYYTELTWAVAIGWIGTGAFVLSLEILSRKNLQPRAHEGKGPRFHKKLVGWLRNTAFELRKLHERRLYLKLIAASFLIQIVRLVFLSFLLQSVGHTPSLASLLLIYVFLSLSKTVQTAGGLGTWEASVFLGLRLGEGLPNPAFLAVGSHVIQWIVVGVWGALGTLYLQRTKST, from the coding sequence ATGAAAACTTTTCTGCGCGGCTTAATTCCTCTGTGTCTCTTCGTTTTTGTCTTGCTGCAAGTCCCCTTTGAAGAGTGGGCCGGGGTAAAAAAGGCCTTTCACTTAGGGCCCCTTCTGGTCGCGCTGAGTCTCTTTTTCCTAATCAACATGGGCTCTGCCTGGATCACGGCGTGGCTGCTTCAAATTCGGGAACTGGGTATGCTCACGGCCATTCTGTGCATCTTCACGGTCTGGTATCACATCCTGCCCAGCCACTCGGGATCCGCCTCATTTCTATATATGGCTCGCAACTATCTCAAGCTGTCCCTCGCGGAGTCCGGATCCGCTTTTGTCTTTACCTATGTGGGAGACACGCTCGCACTCATGCTTTTCTTGACCGGATTCTGGGCGCTGCGGCCCCAGAGCATCCTCCCCTATTACACGGAGCTCACTTGGGCTGTGGCCATCGGATGGATCGGCACCGGGGCCTTTGTTCTCAGCCTGGAGATTCTGAGCCGCAAGAATCTCCAGCCGCGCGCCCATGAAGGGAAGGGACCCCGCTTCCATAAGAAACTGGTCGGCTGGCTGCGCAACACGGCCTTTGAACTCCGGAAGCTCCACGAACGCCGCCTCTATCTCAAATTGATCGCAGCCAGTTTCCTCATACAGATTGTTCGCCTGGTCTTCTTGAGTTTCCTGCTGCAATCCGTCGGTCACACACCCAGCCTCGCCTCCTTGCTCCTCATCTATGTTTTTCTCTCGCTTTCAAAGACAGTGCAGACCGCCGGAGGGCTCGGCACTTGGGAAGCCAGCGTCTTTCTGGGACTCCGCTTGGGCGAGGGCCTGCCCAACCCCGCCTTTCTGGCCGTAGGAAGCCATGTGATACAATGGATTGTCGTTGGGGTGTGGGGGGCTTTGGGCACCCTTTATCTGCAGCGAACCAAGAGTACTTAA